In the genome of Lathyrus oleraceus cultivar Zhongwan6 chromosome 4, CAAS_Psat_ZW6_1.0, whole genome shotgun sequence, the window AATTAAATCTAGAATTCAATTTTCACAAGTGCACTTGAGGCTTCTGCTGCTCCATAATGCATCCAATCTTTGGCACATACAAGGGCCTCCACTACCTCTGGTCGCAGGGAACTTCGATACTGGTCCATCACTTTGCTTTTACTATCAAATATGGAGTCAGCAGGAGCACTCGAAACCGGAACAGACAATATATCCCGGGCCATCTTCGAAAGAGTTGGGTACTTAAGTTTGTTTAGCTTCCACCAACTCAATACATCAAAATCTGGTACCCGGGGCAGCAGGGATTCTTCCAGGTACTGGTCCAATTCAGACTTGGTCTGTTGGCTACTAGTTTCCATGATGTACGCATCAAAATCTGTTAATCCATTTTCTGATAACCTCGTTCCTCCAGGGGATCCGTTACTCTTCACATTTCCATCTTCTGCGTAAGCCGGTGTCAGTGGCAAGGGAAGAGCCATATACTCGTTAAATAGTTCATGAACTCCATCATCAACAATCTTGACAAATTCATGAGCATCATCACCATAGATTTTTGTGAAGCTGAACTCAACAAGCTTCATCTTGAAGCGAGGATCCATAACTACAGCTATTGCAAGAACCAAACTACAATCTCTCCAGTACCTATCAATCTTTTCTTGCATGGGCTTAATAAGTTTGCTAAGGAAGGGATCCTCCTCATTCATAACAGCACGGGCAAGATCCAGCTGCAATTTCCAAACTTCATGAAAGAAGGTAATGGCAGTGGGATGCGTTGTAGTGGTAAGAATGTTCGCTGCTTCATAAAGTGGCTTCAAATAATTGCAGAGTGTTTCAACTAGCTTCCAATCGTGCATAGATGGAGTTCCCTTGTAATCATGATCCGAAGTATCCAAACAAGAAAACACTTCCTTTAGCTCAGAAGCTGCCACCAGCATTTGGTATGTTGTATTCCATTGGGTTTGGTCATCAATAAAAAGACTCCTTTCACTGGGGACCTGAAGATGCTGTTTGAGGTCTAGGAATTTTTCCTCATGCAAATCTGATGTCTTCACATATTTTACACTATCCCGGATTTTTTTCACTAGATCTTGTACAGAACTCAGCAAATCATTTGCAATGCTGCTTAAAGTTCTGGCAATGCAACTTCCCACCAACAACTGACCATTGAAGATAAGTGGATTTCTTGCAGAGAGTAATGATCTGAGACTTCCAAGAGAAACTTCGCTGAGTGCACGATTACAAGTAATAGAAAACAGCCTGCCGTCGAAATTCCAATCAGAAAGGCAAGCAGATACAGCATGGCTGATAGCAGAGTCAGAATCAGGGTATGGTTCCATCACAACGTTGAGAATTCTCTTCTGCAACTTCCAATCACTATCAACAAAATGTCCAGTTATAAATACATATCCTACAGACTGACTTGAGGTCCACATGTCCAGTGTCAGACAGAAACGTCCTGGTAGTCCTTCAAAATATTTGTGAAGTTTTTGTTTTTCCGACAGGAAAGTTGCAACACAGTCTCCTTGGACGGTGTTAAAGGTCACCATATTGAATTGGGGCTGCAGATTTTGGACAAACGCAACAAATCCTGGATGTTCAACCATGTGGAGGGGGTAATCATGCATAATGATCATCCTAGCAATCTCATGGCGGCAACGATCTTGATCAAAAATTATGTAGGGAGAAC includes:
- the LOC127073515 gene encoding zinc finger BED domain-containing protein DAYSLEEPER, which translates into the protein MITVDEDRVDATPNLKNAPVGADCLPDSDLSDSRVEPDAGVPTSELQASDGDANGRTTNHELDNTIEPPNNMPENSESLANEQSNNADASDNNQQVNYEAPPSNPSVESETPSDNQPVSSEATLDQKFYAEVNSEEIPNDGGVVVSETQHSNEVALPETQHSNGMEIFETQQSNEVVMSEEQTINDVVMTEAMTEAMTENELAISTIDSNHHLSHPEETHSHNHHFADFHMIPEDQLPQPESLPNCDPLPCSEQLEDSHIRDIKPMHHDHLAQYDTVPNNHLDHSEALSPGQLANSQMLHHYELENNETLHENQLVNSQEHYGLVNANIIPSYEIVSADTPLNCEEPTPDTQPNKRRKKKSIVWEHFTIENVDPGCRRAYCKQCNQSFAYSTGSKVAGTSHLKRHIAKGVCAALLRGQDQNTCAPRARGTGAGNASSTPKRRYRTGGSPYIIFDQDRCRHEIARMIIMHDYPLHMVEHPGFVAFVQNLQPQFNMVTFNTVQGDCVATFLSEKQKLHKYFEGLPGRFCLTLDMWTSSQSVGYVFITGHFVDSDWKLQKRILNVVMEPYPDSDSAISHAVSACLSDWNFDGRLFSITCNRALSEVSLGSLRSLLSARNPLIFNGQLLVGSCIARTLSSIANDLLSSVQDLVKKIRDSVKYVKTSDLHEEKFLDLKQHLQVPSERSLFIDDQTQWNTTYQMLVAASELKEVFSCLDTSDHDYKGTPSMHDWKLVETLCNYLKPLYEAANILTTTTHPTAITFFHEVWKLQLDLARAVMNEEDPFLSKLIKPMQEKIDRYWRDCSLVLAIAVVMDPRFKMKLVEFSFTKIYGDDAHEFVKIVDDGVHELFNEYMALPLPLTPAYAEDGNVKSNGSPGGTRLSENGLTDFDAYIMETSSQQTKSELDQYLEESLLPRVPDFDVLSWWKLNKLKYPTLSKMARDILSVPVSSAPADSIFDSKSKVMDQYRSSLRPEVVEALVCAKDWMHYGAAEASSALVKIEF